The following DNA comes from Rhodopseudomonas boonkerdii.
TGGCGATCGAAGCCGGCGCCACGGCGGTGATCCAGCCGGGCGGTTCGGTGCGCGACGATGAGGTGATCAAGGCTGCGGACGATGCCGGCATCGCCATGGTGTTCACTGGCGTCAGGCACTTCAAGCACTAAGCATGGCACTCATACTGTCATCGCCCGGCTCGACCGGGCGATCCAGTAGACACTCCCATCAATGATCAAACGCAGGCGCCTGCGTTTACTGGGTCACCCGGTCAAACCGGGTGGCGACAGTGGAGTTACTCCTGTCGCACCCGTGCGAGCAGTGCCAATCCGACCACGAAAAATCCCACCAGCACCGCCATCCCCGCCTTCTGGCTCGCCGTCACCGCCGTGACGACGCCGATCAGCAGCGGGCCGATGAAGGATGTCACTTTCCCGGTCAGCGCAAACAGCCCGAAGAACTGCGCGATGCGTTCTTGCGGTGCAAGGCGGATCAGCAGCGTGCGCGAGGCCGCCTGCAGCGGGCCGCCGGCGATACCGATCAGACAGCCGAGCGCGAGATAAGCCTTCTCCGCAGGCGCTGCGAACAGCCCGCCGCCCGGCGTGGGCGGCGTGACTTTCATGAACAGGATCGTTTCGCGATCGATCAGCAGGATCGAGATGATCGACAGCAACAGCAGCAACATGCTGCCAGCGATCACCCGCTTTGGCCCCAGCGCATCGTCGAGCTTGCCGCCGATGAACGCGCCGAAGGTGCCGGCAACGGCGAGGATGATTCCGAAGGTGCCGATCTGAATCGTATTCCAGCCGAAGGTGCCGGCCGCATAGATGCCGCCAAAGGCAAACAGCGAGACGAGGCCGTCGGTATAGATCATGTTGGCGAGAAGGAACGCCATCATGGATTTGTGCTTCGGCAATTCGCGCAACGTGTGACCAAGGTCGGTCAGTCCCGCGCGCACGGCATTGCCTGCCGAGACCTTGGCAGGAAAATCCGGCGTGAATAAAAACATCGGCAGCACGAATGCGACGAACCAGATGCCAGATAACGGGCCCGAAATCCGATCACCTTCGAAAGTCGCGGGATCGAGACCGAGGATCGGCGTCAGCCCGAACAGCGTCTTGCCGCTCGATGGATCTGCCGCCATGAAACCGAGCACGACGATCAGGCTGAGAATACCGCCGACATAGCCAAGCGCCCAGCCGGAGCCCGAGAGCCGCCCGATCTTGTCCGGCGGCACCAGGGTCGGCATCATCGCATTGTTGAAGACGGTAGCAAACTCGACGCCGATGGTCGCGAAGCCATAGGCAATCAATAGCGGCAGAATTAGCCGGGGATCGCCGGGTTTCCCGATCCACA
Coding sequences within:
- a CDS encoding MFS transporter, coding for MAVAAAPSHVAAIPTTYPPRRAVVSWMFFDWAAQPYFSLITTFVFAPYFATRVATDPATGQSLWGFATACAGLIIALMSPVLGAIADASGRRKPWIAGFGAIFVIGACLMWIGKPGDPRLILPLLIAYGFATIGVEFATVFNNAMMPTLVPPDKIGRLSGSGWALGYVGGILSLIVVLGFMAADPSSGKTLFGLTPILGLDPATFEGDRISGPLSGIWFVAFVLPMFLFTPDFPAKVSAGNAVRAGLTDLGHTLRELPKHKSMMAFLLANMIYTDGLVSLFAFGGIYAAGTFGWNTIQIGTFGIILAVAGTFGAFIGGKLDDALGPKRVIAGSMLLLLLSIISILLIDRETILFMKVTPPTPGGGLFAAPAEKAYLALGCLIGIAGGPLQAASRTLLIRLAPQERIAQFFGLFALTGKVTSFIGPLLIGVVTAVTASQKAGMAVLVGFFVVGLALLARVRQE